Genomic segment of Schistocerca piceifrons isolate TAMUIC-IGC-003096 chromosome 1, iqSchPice1.1, whole genome shotgun sequence:
agctgcaaacactgtgcttCGTTCTACATGGGCATGGCAGCTAATACgctgtctgcccacatgaatggccaccgaaaaactgtggccaagaaacagctggatcaccAAGTTACTGAGCACAATGTCCAACattcttcgttttaatgattgcttcacagcttgTACCTTTTGGATCCTCcctaccaataccagcttttcaGAACtgtacaggtgggaactctccctgcaatgtatcctacattcccataaccctcctgtctcaaccttcgttagtcattgcccTTCACTCGCCTATCccattccctgttcccactccacagccttctaGTCCATAAATGCATCCACAGTCTTTTCACTTCCCTCCTTTTCTGCCCTTCACCATGTTACCTCCCAACTGCATCTAGCTGCGCTACCATCTCTCTGCCTCGTCTTtatatgctcccacaaacagcactttaacCGTCCCtgctctccctctcctccccaccccagccACCTCCACCCAGATTGCTTCCCCCATATTgcacagttgctcacagtctgtcccaggcagccagagacagtggtcatttaTATGTGAGCTGCTTTCGTGTGAATGTGTTTGTTTATGTTGTCTATTTCTGAAGGCCTTCAGGCTGAAAGCATACGTATTtagaagtctttttgttgtgcctgtctgcagctcaacatccCCACTATATCATCAGTAGCAATCAATCCTTTTCAttgtactgtcattattccatcctggattttccattgtctgaattTTGTAAATAGTTTGACTATGGGTCTTTTCTTGAAGTGAAGTGTTGCCTGACAATTACAGAGATGTCAACTCCACTGTCCTCAAAGTTTAATCAACAACAAATTGCAGTTTCTTGTAACTGTAATGTCTTAAAGTCTTAGGCATTGTGGGTAGTATAAGTCCGCACATCTCATGTCACAAAGCTTGAATGTCAAACATTTTCACACTTTGATAAGTGTGTCTGCATCGATATGACAGAGTACAGTTGAGGGACTCTGTTAGCACTGTCCTCCAAAGGTTCGTGCTGGAACTGCTGCTAAACCATAGCAGGTGCCAACACCCAGTATTGGCACTCCATCAGCAACAGATGCTAGAATATGCTAAACCTGTAGTTATGATCAGTTGTTTCTAAAATTGTTAGAGTTGGTTATCTCTGTACTCTGCAATTTATGTTGGAAAAATCAGTATTCAGTAGCTTTTATAGGTAATAGTTTGTTAATATTCACCATGCTGTTACTATCTGCCTATTTTTACAATTTGCTTTTTATTATGTTAGGGCATGCAACATCAGATTGCACAAGTTGCTACTCAAATTGAATGTGCACGATTGCTAGTATACAATGCTGCAAGGCTACAAGAAGCGGGAAAACCTTTCATCAAGCAAGCATCGATGGCTAAACTGTTTGCATCCGGTGAGTATTTTTATTGAAACTGAGTTATCAAAACTAATAAGGGATCAGAAGGCACACTGAGCAGACTGGCTTATTTATATACCTATAGTGTACTTCACAGTTCCTgtcattactaacaagggaacctccccatcgcacccccctcaggtttagttataagttggcacagtggataggccttggaaaaactgaacacagatcaatcgagaaaacaggaaaaagttgtgtggaactatgaaaaaaataagcgaaatatacaaactctgtagtccatgcacaagatagggaacatcaaggatagtcggagctcaggagcgccgtggtcccatggttagtgtaagcagctgcggaacgagaggtccttggttccagtcttccctcgagtgaaaagtttaactttttattttcaaataattattatctgtccgtccgttatgttttcatcacttttctgggagtgattatcacatccacaagaaaacctaaatcgagcaaggtagaagaatctttttacccattcgccaagtgtacaagttaggtgggtcgacaacatattcctgtcatgtgatgccagtgtcgtatagaatatcagacgtgttttcctgtggaggaatcggttgacctatgaccttgcgatcaaatgttttcagttcccattggagaggcacgtcctttcgtctactaatcgcacagttttgcggttcagtcgcaaaacacagacactaaacttattacagtgaacagagacgtcagtaagcgaacggatagatcataactttgcgaaaataaagaaagtgaaattttcactcgacggaagacttgaaccaaggacctctcgtcccgcagctgctcacgctaaccacgggaccacggctctacTGAGCTCAGACTAtttttgatgttgcctatgttgtgcatggactactcagtttgtatattttgcttaattttttcatagttccacacagcttcttcctgttttctcgattgatctgtgttctgtttttcaaggcctatccactgtaccaacttataacaaaatctgaggggggtgcgatggggaggttctcttgtaagcAGAGTTGCTGCTTGTTCAGGTAGCACCTCATTAGCCTTCATGAAACTGAGAGCACCCCTTTAGAGACCTTTCTCTAAGGAAATTGCATACCCGAAACAATGTGAGATCTTTATGTGGCAGGGACGTACAGTTGATCATGAAATTATGGACACGTGCTTTAAAAAACTTGTTACTAAAGAAAATACAGAAAGTTAAAGGTTACAGAAATATATTGACACTACTCTCTTCAAAGGTGTAAGACAAAATGAATTATACAGCATTTACCATAAATGATTAATTACTTACTATAGTGATTGGAAGAAGATATTCAACTATGTTACTGTTGAAGTGGCTGGTAAGTAGCTTCtaatcttcttttaaaaatataaactcaATTTTTTTACTGTTAGTCATGGTATTCCTCAATAACACCTGTACGTGGGTTGCCAATATTTGTCATTAGCCTTTGGAAACACACAGTATCTCTATCTGATCATCTTACTATCATATAACTGAGTACAAAACAAATTGTGTACCGTCAATATAATTCTTGTTCTGAGCATTTTGTCTTTTTGGGGTATATAAGTTTTACAAGAATTTTGTTTTCTCCTACTTGTCAATAATGCTTATTCGCACAACACTTACAGCAATCAGCTTGAGCGCGCTTACACCACGAGGTAACTAAATGCACTACCTAGCCAAATGATCACAATATGTTGCCATGCTATTACTCAGTGGGGTAAACTATCAGGTTGACAGTCATATAAAAAGTGTTGGCACAATGTGGCAATGTAATCACTGTATATTTAGAAGAAAAGGAATAAGTTCTTGAAGCAGCCAACATTGTTTCCGTtgtgaacatcacacacataaagtTAAGTACATCAGCATCGGGCACATTACTTAGACAGTGTGACAAGATCCAGGTGATGCCTTCATCATTTGAATACTGTTCACTATAGCTGGATCAGAATGACAAATTAACTGATAGATACAGGAGAAGGTGGTGTTCACAGTCCACCATTACCCGCAAGCTCGGTACAGCCTTGGCAGCAACAGctgtgcagatttttttttttttaacaacatgcAGTACTGAGTTTGCCTTGCAGGATCATAAGTGTTATTTTTTGCTGCTCACTTTGAGTATTAGTTGCACATGTTCTTTTGCATAATACAAAATAAACTGGCACTTGGAAGCAAAGTATTTAATGAAACCAAATAAGTGTTAAATTAGCAGCAAAAATTGGCATCCACAGAGTGATACGgcaacagtaaatgaagcagaaggcacacgggttggttggttgttgttgttgtggtagctCTTACATAAACAAGTGACAGTAATTTAGTTATTTTGATTCAGGTATAAAGTAGCAAGTTTCCCCATGTGATTGTCCTTGTGGATTGTAATAATATTTGTACAAAGGTAACAGAAAAAACTTCAGTTGTGTTCCATGCACTCCCAATGTGATTTTCAAGTCAACTTACCTAATTTTATTGTGCCAGGTTCTCTCGTATTTTTTTACAAGTAGTTATGGTATGAGTGCATAAGAATTACCTATATAATATAAATTTGTGCATGTGAATTGATTGTGATGGACAAGTAAACAGGTTATCCAGAAATTACATACCCTAGAACACTTATTGGAACATGTGCACCTCCAGGCACACTGTGTAACCTGTACTCCTAAGTTTGTTACCTGGGATTGGAACATGTGTAACAGCTACCAGCAGTCATGCATCTAGAGAATTTTGATGAtgcataaaaatatgcaaaatcaaAACTTTTGCAGAAAATGTGTTGTTGCTGAAATACGTGTGAGGAAATGTGATCATTAAGCTCAAGATCTGCAATGAGCATGGCTTGCTCTGAACagtccaatgtaatttctgtagtCAGTTAATTAGAGGTAATGCAATTTAAGCAGTATAGCTGCACAGTTGTAGGTCTGAAAACACAAAGAGAAAGCTCTAGTTTTGAAACCATTGCGTATTGCACGTTTTATACCTGATCAACAAACTAAAGCAGATAGACTTGTTTAATGTAGAAAGTGGGGGAAATAACCTAGGAAAGAATGAGGaaaacactgaaataacattaatcaGCGGGAGCAGGTGTCAAAAAACCAAAACCTTCCTCATTGTTTTTTCTTTATGTTCTATGATGTTTACAATAGCACTGGTTTGTACATGTCAAAGCACTGCAATTTACTAATTGTGGGTTCTTTTCTCCATTTGCAGAAGTAGCAACATACACTGCAGTCAAATGCATCGACTGGATGGGTGGTGTAGGTTTCACCACAGACTTCCCCCAGGAAAAGTACTTTAGAGACAGCAAAATTGGCAGTATTTATGAAGGCACAAGCAATATGCAGTTAAATACaattgctaaattaattgaaaaagaGTATTCATAAGTTTCTGAACTGACACAATCCATCTTGtacaaatattttgtatatttttttatacTGCTGAATGAATGAAGGGTGCCAGAATTATTAAGACTGAAAGATGATTTATATTTTTGTACAACTGCTTTATTACTAATGTAATAAATTTACAATTCTTGGTTTAACTCATACATTGTTTTTATATAAGCTGCAACAAGCTGTGTAGCTGTTGGCCTATATTTTGCATTCACATTTTTACAACTTTTATGAATAAAAAACAGTTTGTATCTTACAATATCGGTACCTATTCCCTGTCCAATAAAATGATCACACACTGATGCTGCTTTCCAAATGTCTGATTTTTCATCATATCCTGACATCTCCTCATAACTAAATTGTTTATTGAAATTCCACCTTTGTTCAGGGGCTACAAATGTGCCATACAATGCTTTATGTCCACATTTTACACTAATATTTTGTTCTTTATGTACTTCTGGCAAAGCATCTAAATCATTCAATATTAACCGCATTTCATCAGTTACAAGCAACTGACTTAATAATTTTACTAGATCATTTGAATCACACATTACTCTAGTACCTGCAGGACCATGGTGGAGTAACTCCAGAATCAAAGCATAATTCAGACAAAATCTCAAACTGACCATGAAACTATTATTGTACTTCTTACTCAGTAACTGGCTTATATTTACTGCATCACCAAGCCTATGATATTCAGTTACAATAATGTTTTGTGTCTCACAGAAGCCGACTAACTGTACTATGTTAGGATTTGGACTGAAAATTTTAAGCATTTTGAGGCCATTGTGAAAGTCATCACTGTAGTTTTCATTGTTTAGCACTGAATAAGCTACACTGAAATTTCTCCAAACTGCATGATAAACTGCCTTAACTGCTCCCAATCCAATAAGTTCTTTCACTTCAATTTCATTTATATCTGAACAATTCAGCCATGGATGGCAGTTATTCATACCTTTCAAGTAAAAGTAACCAGACTCACATTCATAATGGCTGGGATGATAGAAGTATTTAGTAATTAAAACATAACTAACTAAAATTACAGGAATACAAAATGCATACCATTTACATTTCATATTATAACTACAATGTTATCTTTGTTCAGTGAAAATCAAACATTTGCTCACTTAGGGTCATGAGGAAGTTTAAATCCAACCATATCAGCTGTCTCTTTGACAGATCTTTCACCTTTAGAATGATATTGTTCATGAATTTCTTTATAGCGCCGTTGACTTTGAAGGTAACACACATATGTCTGTGCCAAAAAATTCATCTCTTCCCTGGCTTTACATAACTGTAGATCTGTTACCTGAAACTTACGATACTGTTGCAAAATGTATTTCTTCAATAAGGAATCTTGTAAATTACCATCAAAGCTCATGTGGCGCAATTCTGACAAAAGCTGGCGAAGAATCCTTAATCCTGGGCCTCCCATATTAAAAGTTCTTGCCCAATTGTCAGCTATTTAACCTCAGAGCAGactgtaatttattggttatgaattctGTATCATCAGCTGAATACTTCGGCTCTTCACAATAGTTCCAAAGATCGGATGCCACTAAATCAAGTTTCTTCTGAGGAAACACGTGTATAGCCAAGTCATTAAATATTTCCTTGTACTGAAATGAATTTATCACCCCAAACTCTTCAGTATgtggaaatatatttaatatataactTACACTTGTATACAGTACTGTCTTTGGATTTGTTTCTACAATTTTATTGAAACTATTACAAAACAGGAGACAGTTTGTAAGCTGTGGACCCCAATTAGCCCACAAGAAATTATTTGTTATCTGTTTAGGGCAGTGGGGCAAATAAACCAGTGTCGTTACAGATGGTTTCAGTTTACGCTTCCCTTCTTCATTCTCTGTAATCAACTGGAAATTTAGATCTCTGAGCAGCTCACACTCTGCAGAATAGAAAACAGGATCATGAATGTACACTTCAGAATTAAAATTGTCTTTCAGTAAAAGTAGCAGGCCTAGTTGATATCTGGATGTCATGCATTCTGCCACATGTCCAAGTCCATaacaaataatttctttaatttcagagCTGTTCAGCAATTTCAGTCCCTGAAGTAGCACTACTCGAACTGCTGTATAGAAATCTGATTCCTGAATTTCTTCTTTCGCTAATTCTATCCTTCTGTAAATATATTGTAAACATATTGTTGAAATCAACTAGGCAAACTTCAATAATTACTTCTAAGAAAAAAGCTTAGTATCATTAGCATATGTTCTCACCTTATTGCAGATTCTTTATTAATATCAGGAATGCCAGTCAACTGACTGCGTGTTATTGTAGACTCTTTCCTCTGGGCagacttgtttgatcttttctttGCAGAAACCAGTTTGAAATCACCTTCCAGCATCACTGTGAAATAAAatattgcagtataatcttctaaACTAATCATCTTGAACTAAAAGGCTGTAAATAGAAATCAGTTCAGTCTTTGATGAAACTACTTTAACTTGAAAAGAGCTTATTTAggaacttttatttctttttcttaataGTGCACATGAATTATGCATGTCAATCTGTAAACCTCCAAGGTGGTTACACTGGTGAAATGTAACAAGAATGTTATTTTACTTGTGGTGGATCTTGTTGAACTCTGTAGGTGTCATTCAACTGAGGATGTATCCAGTCAGAAATACTTTTACTAAGCTTTATTTTTCTGCCATGGGTGCTTTCAGACTTGTTATCAGCATTCTGTCTGCTCTTAGAGGTTGTTCTAGTGAATagtgttttgtcttgttttggtccttatGCCTCTCTGGGAGGAAACATGAAGATTGTAAGTGTAAACAGCGATCAATAGTGGCACACAAGCATTTCAAAAGATTTTTCATGACAGTTGCAGCTTAAGATCTATGCTTTACACACAACAGTAAATTTAGCTGTGCACTCTGAAGAAACCCAAGTTTGAAATCTGAGCTACAATACTCAAGTTCTCATTTATGTGCCAATTCTCTTCTTAAACAACTTCACTATAATTTGAGTTGCGATCCTTACTCATTCCATTCTGTGTCAAAATACTTGCTATTTTATACTAAAGTATTCACTTTTGTGTGCCTCAGTAGCTCAATGGGCGAGTGTCTAACTACATCTATCAACATAACTTAGACCTCTGTCTATGCTACAGATCATTATCCCACCACAATTAAGATTTtgcattcacattcgttggcttcgccaactctcaATCAAACCATTACTTTTGAATCTATCCTATACCTCAGGCTATATTTCACGTACATCAGCTTATATTTAAAACTGCCAGTCTCCTGTTTTCTTCATGTTTGTGTGTGTCCGCTGTCCCATGCCATAACATTACTACACTGCGGGATGAAGCCAACATCAGTTATCAGCAGTTTCAGTGGACCCAATTTACATTTGTAGAAAATGGGCAGCTGCACAGTGGTTAGGAATTCGCATTACACAGTCAGCCCCCTTATAACAGGCTGGATTATCAGTCCTACGTTCAGGGTAAGGCAAGGTATACCACATCTAATACGACTATGCCCAGTACGGCATTTTTgtgttcaaaccagtctttggttAGAGGATAAATTTACCTTCATGTTACAATtatgagtaacttaaattggaaagaacaaacagaaaatgttgcAGCAAAGGTGAACTAAAGACCATGTTTTACtgttaattggtgatcccttaaagTTGGCAGTTATTGCAGAAACAACTGGTCTTCAGTTATATCTATTTTCAACACCATTTCAACAGACTgttaaaaccactaaaaataatcaGTTTATGAAATCACCATGTTTCAATATTACATAACATTATCAGTAtgccatcctagattttccactgtttgacaaCCTATTTACAGTTTTCTACTTctgttatttcctgtaacaaatgtagaaatcgaacaaagttgaaaaattttgactcccacAGTTTCAAGATGTGAGGAATCAAATTATTAGATTAAATAGGCAAATCAAAGAAAATTCAGTCCATCCACCATTCACTGCTTTTCTTGAAAAATGATAAGTGGTTGACTGCCACAGAAAATTGCTAATATTCTCATATTTatctaattttttgaaattctgttcaAGAATTATGTTTAATTGGGGATCATACCACTATCTGGAGAGTATGAGTAGTCACTGCTAAAAGATGAAAACTGAAGTTGAAGAACTATTTTTTCTCATTAATGTCTCCATTTTCAAGTGCTACAAGCAGTTAAAGGCATGTTACGTAAACACAGGCAgcaaatcaactgctttcaatttttattataacgATGAATGAACTGTGAAGTTCTGACTTTTCCCCTTACATTGTCTCACAAATTTGTTGTGGCTtccccgtttttaatcttttaaagaaaataGAACACTGTACTTCATAAAATACGTTGAGACTAGGGACGGCGCCATTTTGTAATATAACAGATGTCTGAAGGCGACAGTGATATACTACCATATGGAGAAGATGGGGCAAGTCTTGCAGATTGCATGAACACACGTACCATCTAATAGGCCATGCCACACAGAAACAGGTACAttattgtttctgtggtgtcacagccagacaccacacttgctaggtggtagcctttaaatcggccgcggtccattagtatacgccggacccgcgtgtcgccactgtcagtgattgcagaccgagcgccaccacacggcaggtctagagagacttactaccactcaccccagttgtacagccgacttagccagagatggatcactgacaactacgctcatttgccgagacgatagttagcatagccttcagctacgtcatttgctacgacctagcaaggcgccatagcattggatattattttatattgtggttataacatgtactgtcaagagagatgttctacaattgtggattaaagttaagtattatatcatctacgtactttatttgctattattaattcccttaactgttccagacctcgcgccagcctgcgtgaccttaacgcgtgcctttcggcttcctatcattgtgacttggctgtcttgccaagtcacaacagtttcaacaatgctgtaccaattcttatgccatgtattTGTTTCTCATTTCTGTTAGCACTGTTATTAAAACAGTATTGATCCTTctctcattttctataataatgcaATATATCAAATCACACacattttatgaataaaaaataaataaggttcattaaaaacaaaacaaaaattagcagaaaatttacCACAGGTGCTATGGAAAATTCTTAGTTCAGTTTTATACCTGGTTATTAGTAAAAAGTAAAAACACCTATTATAaccaagaccaaacaaataccgaaaaatactggttattcataACTTATCTGTTTTTTCCATTCCTGCTACCTGAATGTGAccaatcaaccgatcccttcttttagtcaagttatgccaacaatttcttttctccctaactctactcagtacctcctcattggttacatgatctacccatgtaatttaCAGCATTCTCCTGTGGCattacattttaaaagcttctgttctcttcttgtaactgtttattgtccacttgtcacttccatacaaggctacgctccagacaaatatcttaagaaaatacttcctatcacttaaatctatattcaatgtaacaaattcctcttcttcagaaacacttttcttgccattgacagtccccATCTTATATATTCTCTACACTTCaatcatcagcagttattttgttgcacaaacagcaaaactcatcaatTCCTTTTAGTCAAACAtttctttacatctacatccatactccacaagccacctgatggtgtgttgcggagggtaccttgagcaccactatcagttctcccttctattccagtctcgtattgtttgtggaaagaaagattgtcagtatgcctctgtgtgggctctaatctctctgattttatcctcatggtctcttcgtgagatatacgtaggaaggagcaatattctgcttgactccttggtaaaAGTattttctcaaaacttcaacaaaagcccataccgagctactgagcgtctctcttgcagaatcttccactggagtttatctatcatctccgtaatgctttcgcgattactaaatgatcctgtaacgaagcgtgctgctctccgttggatcttctctatcaaccccatCTAGTACGGATTCCACAccagtgagcaatattcaagcagtggccgaacaagtgtactgtaacctacttcccttgttttcggaccgcatttccttaggattcttccaatgaatctcagtctggcaactgctttaccgatgattaattttatatggtctttccattttaaatcactcccaatgcctactcccagataatttatggagttaactgcttcccgttgctgacctgctatactgtagctaaatgataaaggatctttctttctatgtattcgcacattacacttgtctacattgagattcaattgccattctctgcatcatgcatcaattcgttgcagatcctcctgcatttcaatacaattttccattgttacaacctctcgatatactacagcatcatctgcaaaaagcttcagtgaacttccgatgttatctgcaaggtcatttatgtatatcgtgaatagcaaaggtcctacgacactcacctgcggcacacctgaaatcactcttacttcggaagacttctctccattgagaatgacat
This window contains:
- the LOC124747842 gene encoding SRR1-like protein isoform X1; the protein is MMLEGDFKLVSAKKRSNKSAQRKESTITRSQLTGIPDINKESAIRRIELAKEEIQESDFYTAVRVVLLQGLKLLNSSEIKEIICYGLGHVAECMTSRYQLGLLLLLKDNFNSEVYIHDPVFYSAECELLRDLNFQLITENEEGKRKLKPSVTTLVYLPHCPKQITNNFLWANWGPQLTNCLLFCNSFNKIVETNPKTVLYTSVSYILNIFPHTEEFGVINSFQYKEIFNDLAIHVFPQKKLDLVASDLWNYCEEPKYSADDTEFITNKLQSALRLNS
- the LOC124747842 gene encoding SRR1-like protein isoform X2; translation: MLEGDFKLVSAKKRSNKSAQRKESTITRSQLTGIPDINKESAIRRIELAKEEIQESDFYTAVRVVLLQGLKLLNSSEIKEIICYGLGHVAECMTSRYQLGLLLLLKDNFNSEVYIHDPVFYSAECELLRDLNFQLITENEEGKRKLKPSVTTLVYLPHCPKQITNNFLWANWGPQLTNCLLFCNSFNKIVETNPKTVLYTSVSYILNIFPHTEEFGVINSFQYKEIFNDLAIHVFPQKKLDLVASDLWNYCEEPKYSADDTEFITNKLQSALRLNS